The following are from one region of the Rhizobacter sp. AJA081-3 genome:
- a CDS encoding YafY family protein, producing the protein MRRAERLFQIVQLIRGRRLSTARFLAERLEVSERTVYRDVADLLAQGVPIEGEAGVGYRMRAGFDLPPLMFTTDEARALVAAVRLAQPRLDTALAAQAEGALSKILAVLPAPARAAAESLAIYAPPVGPDMATRERLQALREAAEARRVVRLRYLDLKGRVSERRVRPLGCFYWSEVWTLAAWCEVREDFRNFRVDRIERLDRLDETFRDEPGKTLADMFRQVEGEMTERDRSTDA; encoded by the coding sequence ATGCGCCGAGCCGAACGCCTGTTCCAGATCGTCCAGCTGATCCGCGGGCGGCGGCTGTCCACCGCGCGCTTCCTGGCCGAGCGGCTGGAGGTCTCGGAGCGCACCGTCTACCGCGACGTGGCCGACCTGCTCGCGCAGGGCGTGCCCATCGAGGGCGAGGCGGGCGTGGGTTACCGCATGCGCGCCGGCTTCGACCTGCCTCCACTGATGTTCACCACCGATGAAGCGCGTGCCCTGGTGGCCGCGGTGCGCCTGGCCCAGCCGCGGCTGGACACCGCGTTGGCGGCGCAGGCCGAAGGTGCACTGTCGAAGATCCTCGCCGTGCTGCCGGCACCGGCGCGTGCCGCAGCCGAGAGCCTGGCGATCTATGCGCCGCCGGTCGGCCCCGACATGGCCACGCGCGAGCGGCTGCAAGCCCTGCGCGAAGCCGCCGAGGCGCGGCGCGTGGTGAGGCTGCGCTACCTCGACCTGAAGGGCCGCGTCAGCGAGCGCCGCGTGCGGCCGCTGGGCTGCTTCTACTGGAGCGAGGTGTGGACGCTGGCGGCCTGGTGCGAGGTGCGCGAGGATTTTCGCAACTTCCGCGTCGACCGCATCGAGCGTCTCGACAGGCTGGACGAAACCTTCCGCGACGAGCCCGGCAAGACGCTCGCGGACATGTTCCGCCAGGTCGAAGGCGAGATGACGGAGCGCGACCGCAGCACCGACGCCTGA
- a CDS encoding DeoR/GlpR family DNA-binding transcription regulator has protein sequence MTPNPRQSDLLDEVRVRGSVSVEALADKFGVTLQTVRRDVKLLADEGLLARFHGGVRVPSSTTENIAYRQRQQLNEQAKQRIARAVAKAVPENCSLIINIGTTTEAIARELLRHKGLRVITNNLNVAAILSDNPDCEVIVAGGVVRSRDRGIVGEATVDFIAQFKVDIALIGISAIEADGTLRDFDYREVTVARAIIEHSREVWLAADHSKFNRPAMVELARLDQIDVLYTDAEPPGPFPALLAEAGVTCHVTAP, from the coding sequence ATGACGCCCAATCCCCGCCAGTCCGACCTGCTCGACGAGGTCCGCGTGCGCGGTTCCGTGTCGGTGGAAGCGCTGGCCGACAAGTTCGGCGTGACGCTGCAGACGGTGCGTCGCGACGTCAAGCTGCTCGCCGACGAAGGCCTGCTCGCGCGCTTCCACGGCGGAGTGCGCGTGCCCTCGTCGACCACGGAGAACATCGCCTACCGCCAGCGCCAGCAGCTCAACGAGCAGGCCAAGCAGCGCATCGCGCGCGCCGTCGCGAAGGCCGTGCCGGAGAACTGCTCGCTGATCATCAACATCGGCACCACCACCGAGGCGATCGCGCGCGAGCTGCTGCGCCACAAGGGCCTGCGCGTGATCACCAACAACCTGAACGTGGCGGCGATCCTGTCCGACAACCCCGACTGCGAGGTCATCGTCGCCGGCGGCGTGGTGCGCTCGCGCGACCGCGGCATCGTCGGCGAAGCAACGGTGGACTTCATCGCGCAGTTCAAGGTCGACATCGCGCTGATCGGCATCTCGGCGATCGAGGCCGACGGCACGCTGCGCGACTTCGACTACCGCGAGGTGACGGTGGCGCGCGCCATCATCGAGCACTCGCGCGAGGTGTGGTTGGCTGCGGACCACAGCAAGTTCAACCGCCCGGCGATGGTGGAGCTCGCGCGGCTCGACCAGATCGACGTGCTCTACACCGACGCCGAGCCGCCCGGGCCCTTCCCGGCCCTGCTGGCCGAGGCCGGCGTCACCTGCCACGTGACTGCGCCATGA
- a CDS encoding VOC family protein, with the protein MTHALDWFEIPVSDLPRAQSFYESLLAVTLRREAIGDSALAVFPSADTGVGGCLMAGPGTPAPSVNGTLVYLNAAPSLDAVLARVEAAGGRITTPKVQLPGDMGVFAHVTDTEGNRIGLHAAA; encoded by the coding sequence ATGACCCACGCCCTCGACTGGTTCGAAATCCCGGTGAGCGACCTGCCGCGCGCCCAGTCCTTCTACGAATCGCTGCTCGCTGTCACCCTGCGCCGCGAAGCCATCGGCGACAGCGCACTCGCCGTCTTCCCCAGCGCGGACACCGGCGTCGGCGGCTGCCTGATGGCCGGGCCGGGCACTCCGGCGCCATCGGTCAACGGCACGCTCGTCTACCTGAACGCGGCACCCTCGCTCGACGCCGTGCTGGCCCGCGTGGAGGCGGCCGGCGGCCGCATCACCACGCCGAAGGTGCAGCTGCCGGGCGACATGGGCGTGTTCGCGCATGTCACCGACACCGAGGGCAACCGCATCGGCCTGCACGCCGCGGCGTAG
- the glpK gene encoding glycerol kinase GlpK: MKNFLLALDQGTSSSRSIVFDAQGRIVAMAQREFRQIYPQPGWVEHDPREIWATQLATAQEALAKAKLTAADIASIGITNQRETTLVWNRRTGEPVYNAIVWQDRRAEPTCAALRARALEETFRRKTGLILDAYFSGTKLKWILDNVAGARAAALAGELAFGTVDSWLMWQLTGGAVHATDVSNASRTLMLNVHANTWDDELLKLLDVPVEVLPAVWPSSHVYGHTRADLLGASLPIGGVAGDQQSALFGQACFKAGLAKNTYGTGCFMLMHTGSQFQTSANGLITTSAAQPGTTPEFALEGSVFIGGAVVQWLRDGLRAIEGSGAVQQLAQSVPDAGGVMFVPAFTGLGAPYWKPEARGAIVGLTRGSTVAHIARAALESIAFQSAALLTAMSRDAVASGGAPVAELRVDGGACVNDLLMQFQADLLGIPVVRPQVIETTALGAAYLAGLSSGVYRNLDELSAQWQVERRFHPTLPRERAQERMAQWERAVRQSVAE, translated from the coding sequence ATGAAGAACTTCCTGCTCGCCCTCGACCAGGGCACCTCCAGCTCGCGCAGCATCGTGTTCGACGCGCAGGGCCGCATCGTCGCGATGGCGCAGCGCGAGTTCCGCCAGATCTACCCGCAGCCCGGCTGGGTGGAGCACGATCCGCGGGAGATCTGGGCCACCCAGCTCGCCACCGCGCAGGAAGCGCTGGCCAAGGCAAAGCTGACGGCGGCCGACATCGCCTCGATCGGCATCACCAACCAGCGCGAGACCACGCTGGTGTGGAACCGCCGCACCGGCGAGCCCGTCTACAACGCCATCGTCTGGCAGGACCGCCGGGCCGAGCCCACCTGTGCGGCGCTGCGTGCGCGCGCGCTGGAAGAGACCTTCCGCCGCAAGACCGGGCTGATCCTCGACGCCTACTTCTCCGGCACCAAGCTGAAGTGGATCCTCGACAACGTGGCCGGTGCGCGCGCCGCGGCGCTGGCCGGCGAACTCGCCTTCGGCACGGTGGACAGCTGGCTGATGTGGCAGCTCACTGGCGGCGCGGTGCATGCGACCGACGTGAGCAACGCCTCGCGCACGCTGATGCTCAACGTGCACGCCAACACCTGGGACGATGAGTTGCTGAAGCTGCTCGACGTGCCCGTGGAGGTGCTGCCCGCCGTGTGGCCGTCCAGCCACGTGTATGGCCACACGCGCGCCGACCTGCTCGGCGCCTCGCTGCCCATCGGCGGGGTGGCCGGCGACCAGCAGAGTGCGCTGTTCGGCCAGGCCTGCTTCAAGGCGGGGCTGGCGAAGAACACCTACGGCACCGGCTGCTTCATGCTGATGCACACCGGCAGCCAGTTCCAGACCTCGGCCAACGGGCTGATCACTACCAGCGCGGCGCAGCCCGGCACCACGCCGGAGTTCGCGCTCGAAGGCAGCGTCTTCATCGGCGGTGCCGTGGTGCAGTGGCTGCGCGACGGCCTGCGCGCCATCGAGGGCAGCGGCGCGGTGCAGCAGCTCGCGCAGAGCGTGCCCGACGCCGGCGGCGTGATGTTCGTGCCCGCCTTCACCGGCCTGGGCGCGCCGTACTGGAAGCCCGAAGCGCGCGGCGCCATCGTCGGCCTCACGCGCGGCAGCACGGTGGCTCACATCGCGCGCGCGGCGCTGGAGAGCATCGCCTTCCAGAGCGCAGCGCTGCTCACCGCGATGAGCCGCGACGCGGTGGCCAGCGGCGGCGCGCCGGTGGCCGAGCTGCGCGTGGACGGCGGTGCCTGCGTGAACGACCTGCTGATGCAGTTCCAGGCCGATCTGCTGGGCATCCCGGTGGTGCGGCCGCAGGTGATCGAGACCACGGCGCTCGGCGCGGCCTACCTCGCGGGCCTGTCCAGCGGTGTGTACCGGAATCTCGACGAGCTCAGCGCGCAGTGGCAGGTGGAGCGGCGCTTTCACCCGACGCTGCCGCGCGAGCGCGCGCAGGAGCGCATGGCGCAGTGGGAACGCGCGGTGCGGCAGTCGGTCGCGGAGTGA